The proteins below come from a single Arthrobacter sp. B1I2 genomic window:
- a CDS encoding proteasome assembly chaperone family protein, giving the protein MLERISGSLLDPDALYASNIELFHSPGLQGLNLVMGFTGFADAGHVVKQINAELLNNLDAQPVAVFDADQLIDYRSRRPHLSFVEDHIQDYQEPRLALYRLVDGLGKPFLLLAGFEPDLQWERFARAVVNIVEKLDINLVTWIHSIPMPVPHTRPVGVTVHGNRPELIEGISVWKPTVEVPAAVGHILELRLVEAGRNVAGYVIHVPHYLAEAEYPTAAVAGLEYLGAATSLMLPTDRLRESGREVSRQIAEQIEASEEVQQVVSRLETRYDEKSDGIVRRSLLANENDELPDADDLGAAVEAYLARENPGQ; this is encoded by the coding sequence GTGCTTGAACGGATTTCCGGCTCCCTGCTGGACCCTGACGCGCTCTATGCCAGCAACATCGAGCTGTTCCACAGCCCCGGGCTGCAGGGGCTGAACCTGGTCATGGGATTCACCGGCTTCGCCGACGCCGGCCACGTGGTGAAGCAGATTAACGCCGAACTGCTGAACAACCTCGATGCCCAGCCTGTGGCGGTTTTCGATGCGGACCAGCTGATCGACTACAGGTCCCGCCGGCCGCACCTGAGTTTCGTGGAAGACCATATCCAGGATTACCAGGAGCCACGGCTGGCCCTCTACCGGCTGGTGGACGGGCTGGGAAAGCCCTTCCTGCTCCTGGCCGGCTTCGAACCCGACCTGCAGTGGGAACGGTTCGCCCGCGCCGTGGTGAACATCGTGGAAAAACTGGACATCAACCTGGTCACCTGGATCCACTCCATCCCCATGCCAGTGCCGCACACCCGGCCCGTGGGTGTGACGGTGCACGGAAACCGGCCTGAGCTGATCGAGGGCATTTCCGTGTGGAAGCCCACCGTTGAAGTTCCCGCCGCCGTGGGACACATCCTGGAGCTGCGCCTCGTGGAGGCGGGGCGCAATGTTGCCGGTTACGTCATCCACGTGCCGCACTACCTTGCTGAGGCCGAGTACCCCACCGCCGCCGTCGCCGGGCTGGAATACCTGGGCGCCGCGACCTCCCTGATGCTGCCCACCGACCGCCTGCGTGAGTCCGGCCGCGAGGTCAGCCGCCAGATCGCGGAACAGATCGAGGCGTCCGAGGAGGTCCAGCAGGTGGTCTCCCGCCTTGAAACGCGCTACGACGAGAAATCGGACGGCATCGTGCGCCGGTCGCTCCTCGCGAATGAGAATGACGAGCTTCCGGACGCGGACGACCTCGGGGCCGCCGTGGAGGCCTACCTGGCCAGGGAGAACCCGGGGCAGTAG
- a CDS encoding OsmC family protein produces MAATRSANAVWNGNLTEGSGTTSLATSGLGTFDVTWKARTEAANGKTSPEELIAAAHAACFSMAFSNELANAGHTPEEVRTKADVTFVPGTGITGSHLTMSARVPGISEDEFQKIAANAKVGCPVSGALASIDITLDATLES; encoded by the coding sequence ATGGCAGCAACACGTTCAGCGAATGCAGTATGGAACGGCAACCTGACGGAGGGTTCCGGCACCACCAGCCTGGCCACCTCCGGCCTCGGCACCTTCGACGTCACGTGGAAGGCCCGCACGGAAGCGGCCAACGGCAAAACGAGCCCCGAGGAGCTCATCGCTGCTGCCCACGCCGCCTGCTTCTCCATGGCCTTCAGCAACGAACTTGCAAATGCAGGCCACACACCGGAGGAAGTCCGCACCAAGGCCGATGTCACGTTCGTCCCTGGCACAGGTATCACTGGCAGCCACCTGACGATGTCAGCGCGGGTCCCCGGCATTTCGGAGGATGAATTCCAGAAGATCGCAGCGAACGCCAAGGTCGGCTGCCCGGTGTCCGGCGCCCTCGCCAGCATCGACATCACCCTGGATGCCACGCTGGAGTCCTGA
- the lpdA gene encoding dihydrolipoyl dehydrogenase produces MADQATAQEFDILVLGGGSGGYAAALRAVQLGLTVGLVEKGKLGGTCLHNGCIPTKALLHSAELADHARDSAKYGVNVTLDSIDINAVNAYKDGIVAGKYKGLQGLIKSKGITVIEGEGKLQGTDTVVVNGTAYKGKNIVLATGSYSRTLPGLEIGGKVITSDQALTMDFIPKSAIILGGGVIGVEFASVWKSFGVDVTIVEGLPSLVPNEDATIVKNFERAFKKRGIKFSTGIFFQGVEQNDDGVKVTLVDGKTFEADLLLVAVGRGPVTANLGYEEAGVTIDRGFVITNERLHTGVGNIYAVGDIVPGVQLAHRGYQQGIFVAEEIAGLKPVVVEDINIPKVTYSEPEIATVGYTEKAAKEKFGEDQVQTQEYNLAGNGKSSILGTSGLVKLVRQKDGPVVGVHMIGARMGEQVGEAQLIVNWEAYPEDVAQLLHAHPTQNEALGEAHLALAGKALHG; encoded by the coding sequence GTGGCCGATCAGGCAACTGCGCAAGAATTCGACATCCTGGTACTCGGTGGCGGCAGCGGCGGATACGCTGCGGCGCTGCGTGCGGTACAGCTCGGCCTCACCGTCGGCCTCGTGGAGAAGGGCAAGCTGGGCGGCACCTGCCTCCACAACGGCTGCATCCCCACCAAGGCCCTGCTGCACTCCGCAGAGCTGGCCGACCACGCCCGTGACTCCGCCAAGTACGGCGTGAACGTCACCCTGGACAGCATCGACATCAACGCCGTCAATGCGTACAAGGACGGCATCGTCGCCGGCAAGTACAAGGGCCTGCAGGGACTCATCAAGTCCAAGGGCATCACCGTCATCGAAGGCGAAGGCAAGCTCCAGGGCACCGACACCGTCGTGGTGAACGGCACCGCGTACAAGGGCAAGAACATCGTCCTGGCCACCGGCTCCTACTCGCGCACGCTCCCCGGCCTGGAAATCGGCGGCAAGGTCATCACCTCCGACCAGGCCCTGACCATGGACTTCATCCCCAAGAGCGCCATCATCCTGGGCGGCGGCGTCATCGGCGTCGAGTTCGCCTCGGTCTGGAAGTCGTTCGGCGTGGACGTCACCATCGTGGAGGGCCTGCCCTCCCTCGTTCCCAACGAGGACGCCACGATCGTCAAGAACTTCGAACGCGCCTTCAAGAAGCGCGGCATCAAGTTCTCCACCGGCATCTTCTTCCAGGGCGTCGAGCAGAATGACGACGGCGTCAAGGTCACCCTGGTGGACGGCAAGACCTTCGAAGCCGACCTGCTGCTGGTTGCCGTCGGCCGCGGCCCCGTCACGGCCAACCTGGGCTACGAGGAAGCCGGAGTCACCATCGACCGCGGCTTCGTCATCACCAACGAGCGCCTGCACACCGGCGTGGGCAACATCTACGCTGTGGGCGACATTGTGCCCGGTGTGCAGCTGGCCCACCGCGGGTACCAGCAGGGCATCTTCGTGGCCGAGGAAATCGCCGGCCTGAAGCCCGTGGTGGTCGAGGACATCAACATCCCCAAGGTCACCTACTCCGAACCGGAAATCGCCACCGTTGGCTACACCGAGAAGGCTGCCAAGGAAAAGTTCGGCGAAGACCAGGTGCAGACCCAGGAATACAACCTGGCCGGCAACGGCAAGAGCTCCATCCTGGGTACCTCCGGCCTGGTCAAGCTGGTCCGCCAGAAGGACGGCCCCGTAGTGGGCGTCCACATGATCGGTGCGCGCATGGGCGAGCAGGTGGGCGAGGCCCAGCTGATCGTGAACTGGGAAGCCTACCCGGAGGATGTGGCGCAGCTGCTGCACGCCCACCCCACCCAGAACGAGGCCCTCGGCGAAGCCCACCTGGCGCTGGCCGGCAAGGCCCTGCACGGCTAG
- a CDS encoding leucyl aminopeptidase has product MVKNTEVNLSTVARDLKRNPSDAVVIGVGQGIDGPVLLDNPLTAKSAEALADSLKALGVTGAADQLVRLPGLPETGAGILVLAGVGKVSAASTLAGESLRRAAGSAVRQLAGLATVTLAFPTATVEDVTAVAEGAALGAYSFTGFRSSTDGLKDPVRNAVIFTELAGSTDLGAALKRAGLVAKAVNATRSLVNTPPSHLYPESFAEAAKDLAKGLPVKVTVWDEKRLEKEGFGGIMGVGKGSTRQPRLVKVEYSPAKATASIALVGKGITFDTGGISLKPALNMGDMKSDMAGAAVVLNTVLALAGLGLPVKATAWLCIAENMPGGGASRPADVLTMFGGKTVEVLNTDAEGRLVMADGIVAASREYPDAIIDVATLTGAQLIALGNRTAGVMGSDGVTGALKAAADRAGELVWPMPLPEELRPSLDSQVADLANIGERHGGMMTAAVFLREFVGKDKAGEQIPWAHIDIAGPSFNNGSPYGYTHKQGTGCTVRTLVAYVEDILAAA; this is encoded by the coding sequence GTGGTCAAGAATACTGAAGTCAACCTTAGTACCGTCGCGCGGGACCTTAAGAGGAACCCCAGCGATGCAGTGGTTATCGGGGTGGGGCAGGGAATCGACGGGCCCGTCCTGTTGGACAACCCGCTGACGGCGAAATCCGCGGAGGCCCTCGCCGACTCCCTCAAGGCGCTCGGGGTGACCGGCGCCGCGGACCAGCTGGTCCGCCTCCCTGGCCTGCCCGAAACCGGGGCCGGGATCCTGGTCCTCGCCGGAGTGGGAAAGGTCTCCGCAGCCAGCACGCTGGCGGGCGAATCGCTCCGCCGGGCAGCAGGATCCGCCGTGCGGCAGCTTGCCGGCCTGGCCACGGTCACCCTGGCATTCCCGACGGCGACGGTGGAGGACGTCACGGCAGTCGCCGAGGGCGCCGCGCTGGGCGCTTACTCCTTCACCGGATTCAGGTCTTCCACTGACGGTCTCAAGGATCCTGTCCGCAATGCCGTCATCTTCACGGAACTGGCAGGCAGCACGGACCTGGGTGCCGCGCTGAAGCGCGCCGGACTGGTGGCCAAGGCTGTCAACGCCACCCGCTCCCTGGTCAACACCCCGCCGAGCCACCTCTACCCGGAATCGTTCGCGGAGGCAGCAAAGGACCTGGCCAAGGGCCTGCCGGTCAAGGTCACCGTCTGGGACGAGAAGCGCCTTGAGAAGGAAGGCTTCGGCGGCATCATGGGTGTGGGCAAGGGCTCCACCCGGCAGCCACGGCTGGTCAAGGTCGAGTACTCCCCTGCCAAGGCCACTGCCAGCATTGCCCTCGTCGGCAAGGGCATCACCTTCGACACCGGCGGAATCTCCCTCAAGCCGGCCCTGAACATGGGCGACATGAAGAGCGACATGGCGGGTGCCGCCGTCGTACTTAACACTGTCCTTGCCCTCGCCGGCCTGGGCCTGCCGGTGAAGGCGACCGCCTGGCTGTGCATCGCAGAGAACATGCCCGGCGGTGGCGCTTCGCGCCCGGCCGATGTCCTGACCATGTTCGGCGGCAAGACAGTTGAAGTCCTTAATACCGACGCCGAGGGACGTCTGGTGATGGCGGACGGCATCGTCGCAGCCAGCCGCGAGTACCCGGACGCCATCATTGACGTGGCAACGCTGACGGGCGCGCAGCTTATCGCACTCGGCAACCGCACCGCCGGCGTCATGGGCTCGGACGGCGTCACGGGTGCGCTCAAGGCAGCGGCAGACCGCGCCGGCGAACTGGTCTGGCCCATGCCCCTGCCGGAGGAGCTGCGCCCCAGCCTGGATTCCCAGGTGGCGGACCTGGCCAATATCGGCGAACGCCACGGCGGCATGATGACCGCTGCCGTGTTCCTGCGCGAGTTCGTGGGTAAGGACAAAGCGGGCGAACAGATCCCCTGGGCGCACATCGACATCGCTGGACCGTCCTTTAACAACGGCAGCCCCTACGGCTACACCCACAAGCAGGGCACCGGATGCACCGTCCGTACCCTGGTTGCCTATGTTGAGGACATCCTGGCCGCCGCCTGA
- a CDS encoding MFS transporter: MTAPRAWLIWTIGIFGYLVAVAQRTSFGVVGLEATERFHASASAISFFTVLQLLVYAGLQIPVGVLVDRFGSRAMIAGGAVLMGLGQLQLAFADSIPGGVLGRVLVGAGDAMTFISVIRLIPLWFAPARVPLVTQLTGMSGQLGQLFSVLPFALVLHLSGWTPAFLMLAGMSGLAVVLVVLFLQDAPPGTERPHARQGLRATGASLARAWRQPGTRLGMWSHFTIQFSGTVFAMTWGYPFLISGQGLDAGTVAALMALYVAAAMAVGPFIGRFVSRHPLRRSTMVLLIAGTTAAAWAAVLLLPGRAPLWLLAGLVVVLAIGGPGSMIGFDFARTFNPAHRIGTATGIVNVGGFLAALVSIFLIGLVLDVLYATGFSQGVLYGLDPFRLALSVQFLLLAVGATAILASRRKVRRQMAAQGIVVPPLRSALARQRRESLARRRQPAHTDD; encoded by the coding sequence GTGACTGCTCCCCGCGCCTGGCTTATCTGGACCATTGGAATTTTCGGGTACCTGGTGGCCGTGGCGCAGCGGACTTCGTTCGGCGTGGTGGGGCTCGAGGCCACGGAGCGGTTCCATGCTTCCGCGTCCGCCATCTCCTTTTTCACCGTCCTGCAGCTGCTGGTCTACGCCGGGCTCCAGATCCCGGTCGGGGTGCTGGTGGACAGGTTCGGCTCCCGCGCCATGATCGCCGGTGGCGCAGTCCTGATGGGACTCGGACAGCTGCAGCTGGCCTTCGCTGACAGCATCCCCGGGGGAGTCCTGGGCCGTGTCCTGGTGGGTGCCGGGGACGCCATGACGTTTATCTCGGTGATCCGGCTCATCCCGCTGTGGTTCGCTCCTGCCCGCGTCCCCCTGGTCACCCAGCTGACCGGCATGTCCGGGCAGTTGGGGCAGCTGTTCAGTGTCCTGCCCTTCGCGCTGGTCCTGCACCTGTCCGGCTGGACCCCCGCCTTCCTGATGCTGGCAGGGATGTCCGGACTCGCCGTCGTGCTGGTAGTCCTGTTCCTGCAGGACGCTCCGCCGGGGACTGAGCGTCCGCACGCCCGGCAGGGGCTAAGGGCCACAGGTGCCTCGCTGGCCCGGGCCTGGAGGCAGCCCGGCACCCGGCTGGGGATGTGGAGCCATTTCACCATCCAGTTCAGCGGCACCGTGTTCGCGATGACGTGGGGCTACCCGTTCCTGATCTCGGGCCAAGGCCTGGATGCCGGCACCGTGGCCGCCCTCATGGCCCTGTACGTCGCCGCCGCCATGGCCGTGGGCCCGTTCATCGGGCGCTTCGTTTCACGCCACCCGCTGCGGCGGTCCACCATGGTGCTGCTGATCGCGGGGACCACCGCCGCCGCTTGGGCCGCGGTACTGCTGCTTCCCGGGCGCGCCCCGCTGTGGCTGCTGGCCGGCCTGGTGGTGGTGCTCGCAATCGGCGGCCCCGGGTCGATGATCGGCTTCGACTTCGCGCGGACCTTCAACCCCGCGCACCGGATCGGCACTGCCACGGGCATCGTCAACGTTGGGGGCTTCCTGGCGGCCCTGGTGTCCATCTTCCTGATTGGCCTGGTACTCGACGTCCTTTACGCCACCGGGTTCTCACAGGGGGTGCTGTACGGCCTGGATCCCTTCCGGCTGGCCCTGAGCGTCCAGTTCCTGCTGCTGGCCGTCGGCGCCACGGCCATCCTGGCCTCGCGGCGGAAGGTGCGCCGGCAAATGGCCGCCCAGGGGATTGTGGTGCCGCCACTGCGCAGCGCCCTGGCCCGGCAGCGCCGGGAAAGCCTGGCGCGCCGCCGCCAGCCGGCGCACACTGACGACTGA
- the sucB gene encoding 2-oxoglutarate dehydrogenase, E2 component, dihydrolipoamide succinyltransferase yields the protein MSESVNLPALGESVTEGTVTRWLKQVGDRVEVDEPLLEVSTDKVDTEIPSPVAGVIEEILVAEDETAEVGAPLVRIGDGSGGGSAPAEEAPAAAPAEAAPAQEAPAEAAPAQEAPAEAAPAQEAPADGGGESHEVTLPALGESVTEGTVTRWLKAVGDSVEVDEPLLEVSTDKVDTEIPSPVAGTLQEIRVNEDETAEVGSVLAVIGSGAAAAPAAAPQAAPAPAAAPQQEAPKQEAPAPAAAPAPAPAPQAAPAAAPAPAAPAAQEAAPAGGSESGYVTPLVRKLANQHGVDISSLSGTGVGGRIRKQDVIAAAEAKAAPAAAPAAAPAASAPAASAGAASSLRGTSQKAPRIRQVIARRMRESLEISTQLTQVHEVDMTKVAKLRARAKNSFQAQNGTKLTFLPFIAKAVAEALKQHPKLNAAYDEEKQEITYHNAEHLAIAVDTDKGLLVPVIADAGNLNLAGLAGKIADVASRTRDGKIGPDELSGGTFSITNIGSVGALFDTPIINQPQVGILGTGAIVKRPVVVADENGDDSIAIRSMMYLSLTYDHRLVDGADAGRFLQTLKARLEEGAFEADLGL from the coding sequence ATGTCTGAATCCGTTAACTTGCCCGCGCTCGGTGAGAGTGTCACCGAGGGAACCGTCACCCGCTGGCTCAAGCAGGTAGGTGACCGGGTAGAGGTGGACGAGCCGCTGCTCGAAGTCTCCACCGACAAAGTAGACACTGAAATCCCCTCTCCTGTAGCTGGCGTGATTGAAGAAATCCTGGTCGCTGAAGACGAGACCGCTGAGGTAGGCGCACCCCTGGTGCGCATCGGTGACGGCTCAGGCGGCGGTTCCGCCCCCGCCGAAGAAGCTCCCGCTGCCGCACCGGCTGAAGCAGCTCCCGCCCAGGAGGCACCGGCTGAAGCCGCCCCCGCCCAGGAAGCCCCGGCTGAAGCCGCCCCCGCCCAGGAAGCCCCGGCTGATGGCGGCGGCGAAAGCCACGAGGTCACCCTGCCCGCATTGGGCGAGAGCGTCACTGAAGGCACCGTCACCCGCTGGCTCAAGGCCGTAGGCGACTCGGTGGAGGTCGACGAGCCCCTGCTGGAGGTCTCCACCGACAAGGTAGACACCGAAATCCCGTCCCCGGTTGCCGGCACGCTGCAGGAAATCCGGGTCAATGAGGACGAGACCGCTGAGGTCGGTTCCGTGCTGGCTGTGATCGGCTCCGGCGCTGCCGCTGCTCCGGCGGCCGCCCCCCAGGCGGCCCCTGCCCCGGCCGCGGCTCCGCAGCAGGAAGCCCCCAAGCAGGAAGCTCCCGCTCCCGCAGCAGCACCCGCCCCGGCCCCCGCACCGCAGGCTGCTCCTGCTGCAGCTCCGGCCCCTGCTGCTCCGGCAGCCCAGGAGGCGGCCCCGGCCGGTGGTTCCGAGTCCGGTTACGTCACTCCCCTGGTCCGCAAGCTGGCCAACCAGCACGGCGTGGACATCTCCTCGCTCTCGGGCACCGGTGTTGGCGGCCGCATCCGCAAGCAGGATGTCATTGCCGCCGCTGAAGCCAAGGCCGCTCCCGCTGCGGCTCCGGCCGCAGCCCCTGCCGCGTCCGCACCTGCCGCTTCGGCTGGAGCTGCCTCGTCGCTGCGCGGCACCTCCCAGAAGGCCCCCCGCATCCGCCAGGTCATCGCCCGGCGCATGCGCGAGTCCCTGGAAATCTCCACCCAGCTGACCCAGGTCCACGAAGTGGACATGACCAAGGTCGCCAAGCTGCGCGCCCGTGCCAAGAACTCGTTCCAGGCCCAGAACGGCACCAAGCTGACGTTCCTGCCCTTCATCGCCAAGGCCGTGGCCGAGGCCCTCAAGCAGCACCCCAAGCTCAACGCTGCGTACGACGAGGAAAAGCAGGAAATCACCTACCACAACGCCGAGCACCTTGCGATTGCCGTCGACACGGACAAGGGCCTGCTGGTTCCGGTCATCGCTGACGCCGGCAACCTGAACCTTGCCGGACTCGCCGGCAAGATCGCCGACGTTGCTTCCCGCACCCGCGACGGCAAGATCGGCCCGGACGAGCTGTCCGGCGGCACGTTCAGCATCACCAACATCGGTTCGGTGGGAGCGCTGTTCGACACCCCGATCATCAACCAGCCGCAGGTGGGCATCCTGGGTACCGGTGCCATCGTCAAGCGGCCCGTCGTGGTCGCTGACGAAAACGGTGACGACTCGATCGCCATCCGCTCCATGATGTACCTGTCGCTCACGTACGACCACCGCCTGGTGGACGGCGCTGACGCCGGCAGGTTCCTCCAGACCCTGAAGGCACGCCTCGAAGAGGGCGCCTTCGAAGCGGACCTGGGGCTGTAG
- a CDS encoding DUF4192 domain-containing protein, translating to MTASERLTVRGPEDILGFIPHSLGYWPASSLVAMTLHGTRLGATLRLDLPGPGTQADPSGFARAVRRYLESDQQADGALLAVFTSDAGMVPPSGYDLLISVLQSVLDQAGMPVRDAWFVGDEYWRDALCGDTSCCPLPGRPVREIRDSMLNAEMVYRGSSVGPAPRAGSGPEAPVPAMHLAAVLEAEAGWEDELGGRSRSRAQFNAVLDFWELLLDRSQAGPWIPDVERDAFLRATLLVPTWRDAVLVMAAAGRDAAEAGAERFRVLADESEDGSDVSVVAVPMLPPADVAGRQRRVKEPVVEAARATASPPGLRRRTRSAASGSAPAGYGEVLMGVAPDVPNWDGLDALDRILGQLAVLGGHPAAAALTLRGWVAWCRGRGSYAAVYLGQALELDPEYRLAELLLDLVGRGTLCGWAARKEAAWQKFGADPAGEKETL from the coding sequence ATGACAGCTTCAGAACGATTAACAGTCCGCGGGCCGGAAGACATTCTTGGCTTCATTCCACACTCCCTCGGGTACTGGCCGGCATCCAGCCTGGTGGCCATGACACTGCACGGCACCAGGCTCGGAGCCACGCTGCGGCTTGATCTCCCCGGCCCGGGAACGCAGGCAGATCCTTCCGGGTTTGCCCGTGCCGTCCGCCGCTACCTGGAGTCGGACCAGCAGGCTGACGGCGCTTTGCTGGCTGTCTTCACCAGCGACGCCGGAATGGTCCCGCCGTCCGGCTACGACCTTCTGATCTCCGTGCTCCAGTCCGTCCTGGACCAGGCAGGGATGCCCGTCCGGGATGCCTGGTTTGTGGGCGACGAGTACTGGCGGGACGCCCTTTGCGGCGATACCTCGTGCTGTCCGCTTCCGGGACGTCCCGTGCGGGAGATCAGGGACAGCATGTTGAACGCCGAAATGGTGTACCGGGGCAGCAGCGTCGGCCCCGCGCCAAGGGCGGGCAGCGGGCCGGAAGCGCCGGTCCCCGCCATGCATCTGGCAGCTGTCCTTGAAGCGGAGGCCGGCTGGGAGGACGAGCTCGGCGGGCGGTCGCGGAGCAGGGCCCAGTTCAATGCCGTGCTCGACTTCTGGGAGCTGCTGCTGGACCGTTCCCAGGCCGGCCCGTGGATCCCGGACGTCGAGCGGGACGCCTTCCTGCGCGCAACGCTGCTCGTTCCCACCTGGCGCGACGCCGTGCTGGTCATGGCAGCGGCCGGGAGGGACGCCGCGGAGGCCGGCGCCGAACGGTTCCGCGTCCTGGCGGACGAAAGTGAGGACGGCAGCGACGTGTCCGTGGTGGCAGTGCCAATGCTGCCTCCGGCGGACGTCGCCGGCCGGCAGCGGCGGGTGAAGGAACCGGTGGTGGAGGCGGCACGGGCAACAGCAAGCCCGCCGGGGCTGCGGCGCCGGACGCGCAGCGCCGCTTCCGGCTCTGCTCCTGCCGGCTACGGAGAGGTGCTCATGGGCGTGGCGCCGGACGTGCCCAACTGGGACGGTCTGGACGCACTGGACCGGATTCTCGGGCAGTTGGCTGTGCTGGGCGGGCACCCGGCCGCTGCGGCGCTGACGCTCCGTGGCTGGGTGGCTTGGTGCCGCGGCCGCGGCTCCTACGCGGCTGTCTACCTGGGCCAGGCCCTTGAACTCGATCCGGAATACCGGCTGGCGGAACTTCTGCTGGATCTCGTGGGCAGGGGAACGCTTTGCGGCTGGGCCGCACGGAAGGAAGCGGCCTGGCAAAAATTCGGTGCGGATCCTGCGGGGGAAAAGGAGACGCTGTGA